A genomic stretch from Candidatus Parvarchaeota archaeon includes:
- a CDS encoding DUF87 domain-containing protein, with translation MFGAKKKKFLELSIYDAKIPKEDYEKFFNNLIKRRVPFLGLIDFSDILTLRGVPIVFKRYNNTIKIFIEDRDNLYSQSSLLFPFRMDVVSKEVEFLKSHLWPGYYFVPSGNFFDFFIKEKIEEIRISIKKAFGSFYAMGTTVDAKGRSRGILILNPTAFFAIDLEHNPVFYIELLDPIPKAVYVNSGEPIFTSESARIGTDNFSALQHSLIVGTSGTGKSKLLEILIRAVKKRHGDVNILVIDPHAEFSKTFENEKVIDFVHNYVEPLDVGVEKSPLITQLVAQLITSTIAQESKYAERITFYSVHLLASINELTLQNLNLLLTDSTKRTEFASRCDNDEVRRFFDEEFQDIYMHHFNDAILPVINFIGEYLLYIGKEKKLENVGDLLNKHQLVVVSFNPHFFGRKIIKFFAGAIINQMYMLAISEKLKRPTVLVVDEFPVVESKVVKDILAETRKFNLYVYVSGQYLGQISKIVLDSIISNVRNIISFRVTREDAKILVSMMEIKVEEFFKKKVSPSELEESKKEMFLKLHPRECIVRLFDGSKYILPMKVKTVDASVWGVDVPHPKTESEQKWIDEQNKIEAKQLKAHQAQPEKADGSEQEKPGEKTGQSNMAEEVNTESVDKQEFQDMRPQMAQEPEGIMKDDEEINDEDNSKIRFQQEKEDDEELVPEEDEKEVEAVAPEGEESPEEQQIEDGEAGEGEKNVEKGHMKNYIERIHARKAEEEEAIGEIKKRGKKSSKKLINEEPDDSESKSRKGKKTKGKKTPAKKKLKKA, from the coding sequence ATGTTTGGAGCAAAAAAGAAGAAGTTCCTTGAGCTTTCCATCTATGATGCCAAGATACCCAAGGAAGATTACGAGAAATTTTTCAACAACCTAATCAAAAGAAGGGTTCCTTTCCTGGGACTTATTGACTTTTCCGATATTTTGACCCTTCGCGGCGTGCCAATAGTCTTCAAAAGGTACAACAACACCATTAAGATATTCATAGAGGACAGGGACAACCTTTATTCCCAATCCTCGCTTCTTTTCCCCTTCAGAATGGACGTTGTCTCAAAGGAGGTTGAATTCCTTAAAAGCCATCTGTGGCCGGGGTATTATTTTGTGCCTTCGGGGAATTTTTTTGATTTTTTCATCAAGGAAAAGATAGAGGAAATCCGGATAAGCATAAAGAAAGCGTTTGGAAGCTTTTATGCCATGGGCACGACAGTAGATGCGAAGGGGCGAAGCCGCGGCATTTTGATACTCAACCCGACTGCGTTTTTTGCCATTGACTTGGAGCACAACCCTGTTTTTTATATTGAGCTTCTTGACCCAATACCAAAGGCAGTCTATGTGAATTCAGGCGAGCCGATCTTCACATCGGAAAGCGCCCGCATTGGCACAGACAATTTCAGCGCGCTGCAGCACAGCCTCATTGTCGGAACTTCAGGCACAGGCAAAAGCAAGCTGCTTGAGATTTTGATACGCGCAGTCAAGAAAAGGCACGGTGATGTCAATATATTGGTCATTGACCCGCATGCCGAGTTCTCAAAGACATTTGAAAATGAAAAAGTCATAGATTTTGTGCATAATTACGTTGAGCCACTTGATGTGGGGGTTGAAAAAAGCCCCCTTATAACGCAGCTTGTTGCACAGCTCATCACATCGACCATAGCGCAGGAAAGCAAATATGCTGAGAGGATAACATTCTATTCGGTCCACTTGCTGGCCTCCATTAACGAATTGACGCTCCAAAACCTGAATTTGCTTCTGACTGACTCAACCAAGAGGACGGAATTTGCATCGAGATGCGACAACGACGAAGTGAGAAGGTTTTTTGACGAGGAATTCCAGGACATCTACATGCACCACTTCAATGACGCCATTTTGCCAGTCATTAATTTCATCGGCGAATATTTGCTTTATATAGGAAAGGAAAAGAAGCTTGAGAATGTGGGGGACCTTCTCAACAAGCACCAGCTTGTTGTAGTCTCTTTCAACCCGCACTTTTTTGGCAGGAAAATCATCAAGTTCTTTGCCGGGGCGATAATCAACCAGATGTACATGCTTGCAATCAGCGAAAAACTCAAGCGCCCGACAGTCCTTGTCGTTGATGAGTTCCCTGTCGTTGAGTCAAAAGTCGTCAAGGACATTCTTGCAGAGACAAGGAAATTCAACCTCTACGTGTACGTTTCAGGCCAATACCTGGGGCAGATTTCAAAGATTGTGCTTGACAGCATCATAAGCAATGTGAGGAACATTATTTCCTTCAGGGTGACGCGCGAGGATGCAAAGATACTGGTTTCAATGATGGAAATCAAAGTAGAGGAATTTTTCAAGAAAAAAGTCAGCCCAAGCGAGCTTGAGGAGTCCAAAAAGGAGATGTTCCTGAAACTCCATCCGCGCGAGTGCATTGTAAGGCTTTTTGACGGCTCCAAATACATATTGCCGATGAAAGTCAAGACGGTGGATGCATCGGTCTGGGGAGTCGATGTGCCTCATCCGAAAACCGAAAGCGAGCAGAAGTGGATTGATGAGCAGAATAAGATTGAGGCAAAGCAGTTAAAGGCACACCAGGCGCAACCGGAAAAGGCGGATGGCAGTGAACAAGAAAAGCCCGGTGAGAAAACAGGACAGTCCAACATGGCAGAAGAAGTGAACACTGAATCAGTTGACAAGCAAGAATTCCAGGACATGCGCCCGCAGATGGCACAAGAGCCCGAGGGCATAATGAAAGATGACGAAGAAATAAACGACGAGGACAACAGTAAAATTAGGTTCCAGCAGGAAAAAGAGGATGATGAAGAACTTGTGCCAGAAGAAGATGAAAAAGAGGTAGAAGCAGTTGCGCCGGAAGGGGAAGAGAGCCCCGAGGAACAGCAGATTGAAGATGGTGAAGCTGGCGAGGGAGAAAAAAACGTCGAAAAAGGTCACATGAAAAATTACATTGAAAGGATTCACGCAAGAAAAGCAGAAGAGGAAGAAGCGATTGGAGAAATAAAAAAACGCGGCAAAAAATCTTCTAAAAAATTGATAAATGAGGAGCCAGACGACTCTGAAAGCAAATCCCGGAAAGGGAAAAAAACTAAGGGAAAAAAAACCCCCGCTAAAAAGAAGCTGAAAAAGGCTTAA
- a CDS encoding leucyl aminopeptidase produces the protein MEISAVFELGKYGKDSAIVIPVFSEDIVGKEIPGTIPYHQELAGIVKTREFAAKLNSTCIIRPYSKHEEAPTLVFVGCASKKTADMFSTNGALVAGFNAAAAKKASKIVIFVQNFGFTQVEARNLSSWVSLAAYKFDKYKSSEGGQGTKDKKGQRGNEEAQKVFIVAQKSNEDEVKKGISQGSIFGNAANLAREIDNEPANVATPQYVAEFAVQTAKKHGFSCRVLHKSELEKIGMNSFLAVSHGSAKEPAFVIMEHAGGRTGEPYYALVGKGITFDSGGISIKPSADMDKMKYDKSGACAVIGAMSALTVLGIKKNVVGIAALTENMPSGSAYKPGDIFRTYLGKTVEVLNTDAEGRMILADALAYAVEKYKPAVVIDFATLTGACVVALSDVVSGLFSNDDGLAHSLEQAGASCGERVWRLPVWREYDEKIKSELADIKNIGEPGQGGAQAGASFLKEFVGETKWAHLDIAGTAWNTKPKWGLAVGATGVGTRLALEYLLSE, from the coding sequence ATGGAGATATCGGCTGTATTTGAACTTGGAAAATATGGGAAAGACTCGGCCATTGTCATACCCGTGTTCTCCGAGGATATCGTGGGCAAGGAAATTCCAGGCACCATTCCATATCACCAGGAACTGGCTGGAATCGTAAAAACAAGGGAATTTGCTGCAAAATTGAATTCAACTTGCATAATCCGGCCGTATTCCAAGCACGAGGAAGCCCCGACCCTCGTATTTGTTGGATGCGCAAGCAAAAAAACTGCAGACATGTTTTCAACCAATGGGGCGCTTGTAGCTGGATTCAATGCCGCTGCGGCCAAAAAGGCATCTAAGATTGTCATTTTTGTGCAAAACTTTGGATTTACTCAGGTTGAGGCACGCAACTTGTCATCATGGGTTTCCCTTGCGGCATACAAGTTTGACAAGTATAAAAGTTCTGAAGGCGGACAGGGAACCAAGGACAAAAAGGGCCAGAGAGGGAATGAAGAAGCGCAAAAAGTCTTTATTGTTGCACAAAAAAGCAACGAAGATGAAGTGAAAAAAGGCATTTCACAGGGAAGCATTTTTGGCAATGCAGCAAACCTGGCACGGGAAATTGACAACGAGCCGGCGAATGTAGCAACACCCCAATACGTCGCGGAATTTGCAGTGCAAACAGCAAAAAAACACGGCTTTTCATGCAGGGTACTTCACAAGTCCGAGCTGGAAAAGATTGGCATGAACTCTTTTCTTGCCGTATCCCACGGAAGCGCAAAGGAGCCTGCATTTGTGATAATGGAGCACGCAGGAGGCAGGACTGGAGAGCCATATTACGCACTTGTCGGAAAGGGGATAACATTTGATTCAGGGGGGATATCAATAAAGCCGTCAGCAGACATGGACAAGATGAAATACGACAAAAGCGGCGCGTGTGCAGTCATAGGTGCAATGAGCGCACTAACTGTGCTTGGAATAAAGAAAAACGTTGTGGGCATTGCTGCCCTCACTGAGAACATGCCTAGCGGAAGTGCCTACAAGCCAGGGGACATTTTCAGGACATACCTTGGCAAGACGGTTGAAGTTCTAAATACCGATGCCGAGGGCAGAATGATACTGGCCGATGCCCTCGCATATGCAGTTGAAAAATACAAGCCCGCGGTGGTTATTGACTTTGCTACCCTGACAGGGGCTTGCGTTGTTGCACTAAGCGACGTTGTAAGCGGACTGTTCTCAAACGATGATGGTCTTGCCCATAGCCTTGAGCAGGCAGGAGCAAGCTGTGGTGAGAGGGTTTGGAGACTGCCAGTTTGGCGTGAGTACGATGAAAAGATAAAAAGCGAGCTTGCTGACATAAAAAACATCGGGGAGCCTGGGCAGGGCGGTGCGCAGGCCGGGGCTTCATTTTTGAAGGAATTTGTCGGGGAGACAAAGTGGGCGCATCTGGATATCGCAGGTACGGCTTGGAACACGAAACCGAAATGGGGGCTTGCAGTTGGAGCAACTGGCGTTGGAACCAGGCTCGCGCTTGAGTATTTATTGAGTGAATAG